The following are from one region of the Alkalimarinus sediminis genome:
- the rpmC gene encoding 50S ribosomal protein L29 yields MKANELREKSVEELNTELMSLLKEQFNLRMRKSTGQLNQGHLLRNVRRDIARVKTVLNQKAGN; encoded by the coding sequence ATGAAAGCGAATGAATTGCGTGAAAAATCAGTTGAAGAACTGAACACAGAGTTGATGAGCTTGTTGAAAGAGCAGTTTAACCTACGCATGCGTAAGTCAACTGGTCAACTCAACCAGGGTCACCTTCTTCGCAACGTTAGACGCGACATCGCTCGTGTAAAAACAGTGTTGAATCAAAAGGCAGGTAACTAA
- the rpsJ gene encoding 30S ribosomal protein S10, whose protein sequence is MQSQKIRIRLKAFDYRLIDQSTQEIVDTAKRTGAQVRGPIPLPTRKERFTILVSPHVNKDARDQYEIRTHKRLLDIVEPTEKTVDALMKLDLAAGVDVQISLG, encoded by the coding sequence ATGCAAAGTCAAAAAATCAGAATCAGGCTTAAGGCTTTTGACTACCGCCTGATTGATCAGTCTACGCAAGAAATCGTAGACACGGCAAAGAGAACTGGTGCGCAAGTTCGTGGACCAATCCCTCTGCCAACAAGAAAAGAGCGTTTTACAATCTTGGTTTCTCCGCACGTTAATAAAGATGCAAGAGATCAGTACGAAATTCGTACGCATAAACGTTTATTGGACATTGTGGAACCTACTGAAAAAACTGTAGATGCGCTTATGAAACTTGACTTGGCTGCTGGTGTAGATGTCCAGATAAGCTTAGGTTAA
- the rpsG gene encoding 30S ribosomal protein S7: MPRRRVVAKREVLPDPKFGSQLLAKFMNHVMISGKKSVAEKIVYGALDAVAAKGEPLEIFDKALESIQPMVEVKSRRVGGATYQVPVEVRPSRQMALAMRWLVEYSRKRGEKTMALRLAGEIMDAAEGKGAAVKKREDVHRMAEANKAFSHYRF; encoded by the coding sequence ATGCCAAGAAGAAGAGTTGTAGCAAAACGTGAAGTTTTGCCTGATCCTAAATTTGGAAGTCAGCTGCTGGCCAAATTTATGAACCACGTAATGATTAGTGGTAAAAAGTCTGTAGCAGAAAAGATTGTTTATGGAGCGTTAGATGCTGTTGCAGCAAAAGGCGAGCCATTAGAAATATTCGATAAAGCTTTGGAAAGTATTCAGCCAATGGTTGAGGTTAAATCTCGACGCGTTGGTGGTGCTACTTACCAGGTACCAGTTGAAGTACGTCCGTCTCGTCAGATGGCTCTAGCAATGCGTTGGTTGGTTGAGTACTCACGTAAGCGTGGTGAAAAGACTATGGCATTGCGTTTGGCTGGCGAAATTATGGATGCGGCTGAAGGTAAAGGTGCTGCGGTTAAGAAACGTGAAGACGTTCACCGTATGGCTGAAGCTAACAAGGCGTTCTCTCACTATCGTTTCTAA
- the rplV gene encoding 50S ribosomal protein L22, whose product MEVAAKLKGANLSAQKARLVADQVRGKAVEDALNILTFSPKKAAHLIKKVLESAIANAEHNDGLDVDDLKVSTIFVDEATTMKRIRPRAKGRADRILKRTCHITVMVADN is encoded by the coding sequence ATGGAAGTAGCCGCTAAATTAAAGGGTGCTAACCTATCTGCTCAGAAAGCGCGCTTGGTCGCTGATCAGGTTCGCGGAAAAGCCGTTGAGGACGCCCTAAATATTTTAACGTTCAGCCCTAAAAAAGCTGCACACCTAATTAAAAAAGTGCTTGAGTCCGCAATAGCGAACGCAGAGCATAACGACGGTCTAGATGTCGATGACTTGAAAGTTTCCACCATCTTCGTAGATGAGGCAACGACAATGAAACGAATTAGACCACGTGCTAAGGGTCGAGCTGACCGTATATTGAAACGTACATGCCATATTACGGTTATGGTCGCTGATAACTAG
- the rplP gene encoding 50S ribosomal protein L16 encodes MLQPKRTKFRKMQKGRNRGLAQRGSKVSFGEFGLKATGRGRITARQIESARRTISRQVKRTGKIWIRVFPDKPITQKPLEVRQGKGKGNVEYWICQIQPGRMLFEIEGVSEELAREAFTLATAKLPVPTTFVSRTVM; translated from the coding sequence ATGTTGCAACCGAAACGTACCAAATTTCGTAAAATGCAAAAAGGTCGTAACCGCGGCCTGGCCCAACGAGGAAGCAAAGTTAGCTTTGGTGAGTTTGGCCTAAAGGCGACTGGAAGAGGTCGAATCACTGCGCGGCAGATTGAATCTGCTCGTAGAACGATTTCTCGTCAAGTGAAGCGTACCGGTAAAATCTGGATCAGAGTATTCCCAGACAAGCCGATTACACAAAAGCCGCTTGAAGTTCGTCAAGGTAAGGGTAAAGGTAATGTAGAATACTGGATATGCCAGATTCAACCCGGCCGTATGTTGTTCGAGATTGAAGGTGTTTCTGAAGAGCTTGCTCGTGAAGCATTTACGCTGGCAACAGCCAAATTACCTGTTCCTACAACATTTGTTTCGAGGACGGTGATGTAA
- the rplX gene encoding 50S ribosomal protein L24, whose amino-acid sequence MKKIKCDDEVIVIAGKDKGKRGKIVRVLQDGRVVVSGINMIKRSTKPNPMLGAPGGIVEKEAPIQASNVAIFNTATNKADRVGFKVLEDGAKVRVYKSNNEVIGS is encoded by the coding sequence ATGAAAAAGATCAAATGTGACGATGAAGTGATCGTCATAGCGGGCAAGGACAAAGGCAAGCGCGGTAAGATTGTCCGCGTTCTGCAAGATGGTCGTGTCGTTGTATCAGGTATTAACATGATAAAGCGAAGCACCAAGCCAAACCCAATGTTGGGCGCTCCAGGCGGTATCGTCGAGAAGGAAGCACCCATTCAAGCTTCAAATGTAGCAATTTTTAATACTGCTACTAACAAAGCAGACAGGGTTGGCTTTAAAGTCTTGGAAGATGGCGCTAAAGTCCGTGTCTATAAGTCGAATAACGAAGTTATCGGCAGCTAA
- the rplE gene encoding 50S ribosomal protein L5, translating into MPRMKDVYQKSVMPALQSEFAYKSVMQVPKIEKITLNMGVGEALGDKKQIDNAVADMEKLAGQKPVITKAKKSVAGFKIREGYPIGCKVTLRGDRMWEFFERLVDVAIPRVRDFRGLNPKSFDGRGNYSMGVKEQIIFPEIDYDKVDKIRGLDITITTSAKTDEEGRSLLKAFNFPFKK; encoded by the coding sequence ATGCCTAGAATGAAAGATGTGTATCAAAAATCGGTGATGCCTGCTTTGCAAAGTGAGTTCGCTTACAAAAGCGTTATGCAGGTGCCGAAAATAGAAAAAATCACACTCAATATGGGTGTTGGTGAAGCTTTGGGTGATAAAAAGCAGATCGATAACGCTGTTGCGGATATGGAGAAGCTAGCAGGTCAAAAGCCTGTTATCACTAAGGCAAAGAAGTCTGTTGCAGGCTTTAAAATTCGTGAAGGCTACCCTATTGGTTGTAAGGTAACTCTTCGCGGCGATCGTATGTGGGAGTTTTTCGAGAGATTGGTTGATGTAGCTATCCCTCGTGTACGAGATTTCCGAGGCTTGAACCCTAAGTCTTTCGATGGTCGTGGAAACTACAGCATGGGTGTTAAAGAGCAAATAATTTTCCCTGAAATCGATTACGATAAAGTGGATAAAATTCGCGGTCTTGACATCACGATTACTACTTCAGCAAAAACTGATGAAGAAGGTCGTTCTTTGCTGAAAGCCTTTAATTTCCCCTTTAAGAAATAA
- the rplB gene encoding 50S ribosomal protein L2, with protein sequence MPVVKTKPTSPGRRHVVKVYHPDLHKGRPYAPLVEKKSKSGGRNNNGRITTRHIGGGHKQQYRIVDFKRNKDGIPSVVERIEYDPNRSAHIALLKYLDGERRYIIAPKGIKAGDEVRSGEDAPIKVGSTLPMRNMPVGSVIHCIELKPGKGAQIARSAGTYAQLVAREGAYATLRLRSGEMRKVLSECRATLGEVSNSEHSLRQLGKAGASRWRGVRPTVRGVVMNPVDHPHGGGEGRTSGGRHPVTPWGVPTKGHKTRKNKRTDKMIVRRRSAK encoded by the coding sequence ATGCCAGTCGTAAAAACTAAACCAACGTCTCCCGGTCGTCGTCATGTAGTCAAGGTATATCATCCTGATCTACATAAGGGTCGTCCTTATGCGCCGTTGGTAGAAAAGAAATCTAAGTCTGGTGGTCGTAATAATAACGGCCGCATCACTACCCGTCATATCGGTGGTGGTCATAAGCAGCAGTATAGAATTGTAGATTTTAAGCGGAACAAAGATGGTATCCCATCTGTGGTTGAGCGTATTGAATACGATCCAAACCGTTCTGCTCATATTGCTCTGTTGAAATACCTAGATGGTGAGCGTCGTTACATTATCGCTCCTAAGGGTATTAAGGCAGGGGATGAAGTTCGCTCAGGAGAAGATGCCCCTATTAAAGTAGGTAGTACTTTACCAATGCGAAATATGCCAGTGGGTAGTGTTATTCACTGTATTGAATTGAAGCCTGGTAAGGGTGCACAAATAGCTCGTAGTGCCGGTACTTATGCTCAGTTGGTTGCTCGTGAAGGCGCTTATGCTACTTTACGTTTGCGCTCAGGTGAAATGCGTAAAGTACTGTCTGAGTGTCGTGCGACCTTGGGTGAAGTTTCTAACAGTGAGCATAGCTTACGGCAGTTAGGTAAAGCGGGTGCATCACGTTGGCGCGGTGTAAGGCCAACAGTGCGTGGTGTTGTTATGAACCCAGTTGACCATCCACATGGTGGTGGTGAAGGGAGAACCTCTGGCGGACGTCACCCAGTAACACCTTGGGGTGTTCCGACCAAAGGGCATAAAACTCGCAAAAACAAACGTACTGATAAGATGATAGTGCGTCGTCGATCGGCCAAGTAA
- the rpsQ gene encoding 30S ribosomal protein S17: MTEAASNARMLSGKVVSDKMDKSITVLIERRVKHPIYGKYVKRSTKLHAHDENNECNIGDTVTIQESRPLSKTKCWKLIEIVESASKV; encoded by the coding sequence ATGACTGAAGCTGCATCTAATGCTCGCATGCTAAGCGGTAAGGTCGTGAGTGATAAGATGGATAAATCCATCACTGTCTTGATTGAGCGACGCGTAAAACATCCGATCTACGGAAAGTACGTGAAGCGTTCAACCAAGCTTCATGCTCATGACGAAAACAATGAGTGTAATATCGGCGATACAGTAACTATCCAGGAAAGTCGTCCTCTATCTAAGACGAAGTGCTGGAAGTTGATCGAGATTGTCGAGAGTGCTTCTAAAGTGTAA
- the rplC gene encoding 50S ribosomal protein L3 produces the protein MAIGLIGRKAGMTRIFTDEGQSIPVTVIEVEDNRVTQVKTNDVDGYRAVQVAYGSRRASLVTKAAAGHYAKANVEAGRGLIEYRLSGSEGEELKAGDKFSVSLFEAGQIVDVTGNSKGKGFQGGVKRWNFSMQDATHGNSLSHRAPGSIGQCQTPGRVIKGKKMAGQMGNERSTVQNLEVVRVDEERGLILVRGAVPGATGGDVIVKPAVKA, from the coding sequence ATGGCAATTGGTTTAATCGGTCGTAAGGCTGGTATGACCCGTATCTTTACGGATGAGGGTCAGTCTATCCCTGTGACGGTTATCGAAGTAGAAGATAATCGTGTCACTCAAGTTAAAACGAATGATGTGGATGGTTACCGAGCAGTGCAGGTAGCTTATGGTTCACGTCGTGCGTCTCTCGTTACTAAAGCGGCTGCTGGTCACTATGCGAAAGCTAATGTTGAGGCGGGTCGTGGTCTTATAGAGTATCGTCTTTCTGGTTCAGAGGGCGAAGAGCTAAAGGCTGGTGATAAGTTTTCAGTATCTCTCTTTGAAGCTGGTCAGATCGTCGATGTGACAGGTAATTCAAAGGGTAAGGGTTTTCAGGGTGGTGTTAAGCGCTGGAACTTCAGCATGCAAGATGCAACTCACGGTAACTCTTTGTCTCATCGTGCTCCAGGTTCAATTGGTCAGTGCCAAACTCCGGGTCGCGTAATTAAAGGCAAGAAAATGGCAGGTCAGATGGGTAATGAACGGTCAACTGTTCAGAACCTTGAGGTTGTGCGTGTTGATGAGGAACGCGGTCTAATCTTGGTTAGGGGTGCGGTTCCTGGTGCAACTGGCGGTGACGTAATAGTCAAGCCTGCAGTTAAGGCCTAA
- the rpsS gene encoding 30S ribosomal protein S19, producing MSRSLKKGPFIDLHLLKKVETALEKQDKKPIKTWSRRSTIFPEMIGLTIAVHNGRQHVPVFVTEDMVGHKLGEFAATRTYRGHAADKKAKKR from the coding sequence GTGTCACGTTCTTTGAAGAAAGGTCCATTTATAGACCTGCATTTGTTAAAGAAGGTAGAAACAGCTCTGGAGAAGCAGGACAAGAAGCCAATTAAAACTTGGTCTCGTCGTTCAACAATTTTTCCAGAGATGATTGGCTTGACCATCGCTGTGCATAACGGACGTCAACACGTTCCAGTTTTTGTAACAGAAGATATGGTTGGCCATAAATTGGGCGAATTTGCCGCAACGCGCACTTATCGTGGGCATGCAGCAGATAAGAAAGCCAAAAAACGGTAG
- the rplD gene encoding 50S ribosomal protein L4 codes for MELTIAGSGKGTVSVSDATFAGEYNETLVHQVVTAYLAGARQGTRAQKTRSEVRGGGKKPWRQKGTGRARAGTIRSPIWRSGGVTFAAKPQDHSQKVNKKMYRGALRSIYSELVRQDRLVVVEDMIAETPKTKAFTLKMKDLGLESALIISENVEENLYLASRNIPSVDVRDVVGVDPVSLVAYDKVVVTVSALKKIEEMLG; via the coding sequence ATGGAATTAACAATCGCTGGTTCTGGTAAGGGTACTGTATCTGTTTCAGATGCTACCTTCGCTGGAGAGTATAACGAAACTTTGGTTCATCAGGTTGTTACTGCTTATTTAGCAGGTGCTCGTCAGGGTACTCGCGCGCAGAAAACTCGTTCTGAAGTTAGAGGTGGTGGTAAGAAGCCATGGCGTCAAAAGGGCACAGGTCGTGCTCGTGCGGGAACTATTCGTAGTCCTATTTGGCGTTCAGGTGGTGTTACGTTTGCCGCTAAGCCTCAAGATCATAGTCAAAAAGTTAACAAGAAGATGTACCGCGGTGCTTTGAGATCTATCTATTCAGAGTTGGTTCGTCAAGATCGTCTTGTTGTTGTAGAAGACATGATTGCAGAAACACCAAAGACTAAGGCTTTCACCTTAAAGATGAAAGATTTGGGTCTTGAAAGTGCTTTGATTATCTCTGAAAACGTAGAAGAAAACTTGTATCTTGCTTCTCGCAATATCCCAAGTGTTGATGTTCGTGACGTTGTAGGAGTTGATCCTGTAAGTCTAGTAGCGTATGACAAGGTTGTAGTGACCGTTTCAGCGCTTAAGAAGATTGAGGAGATGCTGGGATGA
- the rplN gene encoding 50S ribosomal protein L14, with protein sequence MIQTESMLDVADNSGARRVMCIKVLGGSHRRYARIGDVIKVTVKEAIPRGKVKKGQVLNAVVVRTRKGVRRPDGSLIRFDGNAAVLLNQQDAPIGTRIFGPVTRELRGEKYMKIVSLAPEVL encoded by the coding sequence ATGATTCAAACTGAATCGATGCTAGACGTCGCAGATAACAGCGGTGCTCGTCGTGTTATGTGTATCAAAGTTTTGGGTGGTTCACATAGACGCTACGCTCGAATTGGCGACGTAATAAAAGTTACCGTTAAGGAAGCAATTCCTCGCGGTAAGGTTAAAAAAGGTCAGGTTCTTAATGCAGTGGTTGTACGTACCCGTAAAGGTGTTCGTCGTCCAGATGGGTCTTTGATCCGTTTTGATGGCAATGCAGCGGTATTGTTAAACCAGCAGGATGCACCTATTGGTACTCGTATTTTTGGCCCTGTAACTCGTGAGTTGCGTGGTGAGAAGTACATGAAGATTGTTTCTTTAGCACCTGAAGTGCTTTAA
- the tuf gene encoding elongation factor Tu, with protein MAKEKFERSKPHVNVGTIGHVDHGKTTLTAALTRVCAEVWGGESVAFDGIDNAPEERERGITIATSHVEYDSPIRHYAHVDCPGHADYVKNMITGAAQMDGAILVCGATDGPMPQTREHILLSRQVGVPFVVVFLNKADLLAEDCGGVGTEEYNEMLELVEMELRELLDQYEFPGDDTPIIAGSALMALNGEDDNELGTSAVKKLVETLDEYIPEPERAIDQPFLMPVEDVFSISGRGTVVTGRVERGIVKVGDEIEIIGLKDTLKSTCTGVEMFRKLLDEGRAGENVGVLLRGTKREEVERGQVLAVPGSVNPHTTFEAEVYILSKDEGGRHTPFFKGYRPQFYFRTTDVTGACELPEGIEMVMPGDNVQLTATLIAPIAMEEGLRFAIREGGRTVGAGVVAKIIE; from the coding sequence GTGGCAAAAGAAAAATTTGAGCGTTCCAAACCACACGTAAACGTTGGTACTATCGGTCACGTTGACCATGGTAAAACTACTTTGACTGCTGCTCTAACTCGCGTTTGTGCTGAGGTTTGGGGTGGTGAGTCTGTAGCATTTGACGGTATCGATAATGCTCCTGAAGAAAGAGAGCGTGGTATTACTATCGCGACATCTCACGTTGAGTATGATTCTCCAATTCGTCACTACGCGCATGTAGACTGCCCAGGGCACGCCGATTATGTTAAAAACATGATCACTGGTGCTGCTCAGATGGATGGTGCTATCTTGGTATGTGGTGCGACTGATGGCCCAATGCCTCAGACTCGTGAGCACATCCTTCTTTCACGTCAGGTAGGTGTACCTTTCGTTGTTGTATTCCTAAACAAAGCTGATCTTCTTGCAGAAGATTGTGGTGGCGTTGGAACTGAAGAGTACAACGAAATGTTAGAATTGGTTGAAATGGAGCTACGTGAGCTTCTAGATCAGTATGAATTCCCTGGAGACGACACTCCAATCATTGCTGGTTCTGCTTTGATGGCATTGAACGGTGAAGACGATAACGAGTTGGGTACTTCTGCTGTTAAGAAGCTAGTTGAAACTCTAGATGAGTACATTCCAGAGCCAGAGCGTGCAATTGATCAGCCATTCCTAATGCCTGTTGAAGATGTTTTCTCTATCTCAGGTCGTGGTACTGTTGTAACTGGTCGTGTTGAGCGTGGTATTGTTAAGGTTGGTGATGAAATTGAAATCATCGGTCTTAAAGACACTCTTAAGTCTACTTGTACTGGTGTTGAAATGTTCCGTAAGCTTCTTGATGAAGGTCGTGCGGGTGAAAACGTTGGTGTTCTTCTACGTGGTACTAAGCGTGAAGAAGTTGAGCGTGGACAGGTTCTTGCTGTGCCGGGATCTGTTAACCCACACACTACTTTCGAAGCGGAAGTGTACATTTTGAGCAAGGATGAGGGTGGTCGTCACACTCCATTCTTCAAAGGCTACCGTCCACAGTTCTACTTCCGTACTACTGATGTGACAGGTGCTTGTGAATTGCCAGAAGGTATCGAAATGGTAATGCCTGGTGATAACGTTCAGTTAACTGCAACTTTGATCGCGCCTATCGCGATGGAAGAAGGTCTACGTTTCGCAATTCGCGAAGGTGGCCGAACTGTTGGTGCTGGTGTTGTTGCTAAGATTATCGAATAA
- the rpsC gene encoding 30S ribosomal protein S3, whose amino-acid sequence MGQKVHPTGIRLGIVKDHNSIWYAEKADYASNLLNDIEVREFLLERLAKASVSKIVIERPAQNARITIHTARPGIVIGKKGEDVDKLRKQISEMMGVPVHINIEEIRKPDLDAKLVAASVASQLERRVMFRRAMKRAVQNAMRQGAKGIKIQVGGRLGGAEIARSEWYREGRVPLHTLRADIDYATHEASTTYGIIGVKVWIFKGEILGGIEQVRAQKEAPKKKASKASR is encoded by the coding sequence ATGGGTCAAAAGGTACATCCTACTGGTATCAGACTGGGTATTGTGAAAGACCACAACTCGATCTGGTACGCAGAAAAAGCAGATTATGCTAGTAACTTACTGAACGATATCGAAGTGCGCGAGTTTTTGCTTGAGCGCTTAGCTAAAGCTTCTGTAAGTAAAATAGTAATCGAACGTCCTGCGCAGAATGCTCGCATCACAATTCATACCGCCCGTCCAGGGATTGTTATCGGTAAGAAAGGTGAAGATGTTGATAAGTTGCGCAAGCAGATTAGTGAGATGATGGGTGTGCCAGTGCACATCAACATCGAAGAGATCAGAAAGCCTGATCTTGATGCAAAATTGGTAGCTGCAAGTGTAGCAAGTCAGTTAGAGCGTCGAGTGATGTTCCGTCGTGCAATGAAGCGTGCAGTACAAAATGCTATGCGTCAGGGCGCTAAGGGAATCAAGATTCAGGTAGGTGGCCGTTTGGGCGGAGCAGAAATTGCGCGTTCTGAATGGTACCGCGAAGGTAGAGTACCTCTACATACTTTGCGTGCTGATATCGATTACGCAACACATGAAGCATCAACTACCTATGGTATTATTGGTGTGAAAGTTTGGATCTTCAAAGGTGAAATTTTAGGCGGTATTGAACAAGTACGCGCTCAAAAAGAAGCACCTAAGAAGAAAGCTTCTAAAGCTTCTAGATAA
- the rpsN gene encoding 30S ribosomal protein S14, with translation MAKISMKMRELKREKTVAKYAEKRAELKAIIANPNVSDDDRWDAQVKLQKLPRNASPCRLRNRCQVTGRPHGVYRKFKLSRIKLREYGMNGDVPGLKKASW, from the coding sequence ATGGCAAAAATATCGATGAAAATGCGTGAGTTAAAGCGCGAGAAAACTGTAGCAAAGTATGCTGAAAAGCGTGCTGAGCTAAAAGCAATTATTGCAAACCCTAACGTATCAGATGATGATCGTTGGGATGCGCAAGTTAAATTGCAGAAGCTTCCACGAAATGCAAGTCCTTGCAGACTTCGTAACCGTTGTCAGGTTACTGGTCGTCCGCATGGCGTATATCGTAAGTTTAAGTTGTCTCGTATTAAGTTACGTGAGTACGGTATGAACGGTGATGTGCCTGGCTTGAAGAAAGCCAGCTGGTAA
- the fusA gene encoding elongation factor G, producing the protein MARKTPISRYRNIGICAHVDAGKTTTTERVLFYTGISHKIGEVHDGAATMDWMEQEQERGITITSAATTCFWSGMEQQFDQHRVNIIDTPGHVDFTIEVERSLRVLDGAVVVLCGSSGVQPQTETVWRQANKYEVPRMVFINKMDRAGADFEMVVDQLRERLGAVPVPLQMTIGSEENFEGVVDLIKMKSIIWNEEDKGTTFEYGEIPASMLDKCAEMREYLVEMAAESTDEMMDKYLEGGDLSEEEIKKGIRIRTLSNEIVPVIGGSAFKNKGVQAMLDAVIEYLPSPTEVKAIEGLLEDGSTDTRSASDEEPFSALAFKIATDPFVGTLTFFRVYSGVLESGSAVLNSVKSKKERVGRMVQMHSNSREEIKEVLAGDIAAGIGLKDVTTGDTLCAIEAPIVLERMEFPEPVISVAVEPRTKPDQEKMGVALGKLAQEDPSFRVKTDEETGQTIISGMGELHLDIIVDRMRREFSVEANIGKPQVAYREAIRNACEVEGKFVRQSGGRGQYGHVWIRFEPREEGEDDLEFVNEIVGGVVPKEYIPAVEKGVAEQMQNGILAGYPLLGLKATLYDGSFHDVDSNEMAFKIAGSMATKKLAEAGGAVLLEPVMKVEVVTPEANMGDVVGDLNRRRGLIQGMNDTAAGKVVDAEVPLSEMFGYATDLRSATQGRATYTMEFLKYAEAPNNIAEAIINKS; encoded by the coding sequence GTGGCGCGTAAAACTCCGATAAGCCGGTACCGTAATATTGGTATCTGTGCGCATGTTGATGCGGGTAAAACGACTACTACAGAGCGAGTTCTGTTCTACACTGGAATATCTCACAAAATTGGTGAGGTGCATGATGGTGCGGCAACTATGGACTGGATGGAGCAGGAGCAGGAGCGTGGTATTACTATCACTTCTGCGGCTACTACCTGTTTCTGGAGCGGTATGGAGCAGCAGTTTGATCAGCATCGCGTTAACATTATCGATACGCCTGGGCACGTAGACTTCACTATAGAAGTTGAGCGTTCTCTTCGGGTGTTAGATGGTGCGGTTGTGGTTTTATGTGGTTCGTCTGGAGTTCAGCCTCAAACTGAAACGGTATGGCGTCAAGCTAACAAGTATGAAGTGCCACGCATGGTTTTCATTAATAAGATGGATCGTGCTGGTGCTGACTTCGAAATGGTGGTCGATCAGTTGCGTGAGCGACTAGGGGCTGTTCCTGTTCCTCTTCAGATGACTATTGGCTCTGAGGAGAATTTCGAAGGGGTGGTTGATCTCATTAAAATGAAATCAATCATCTGGAATGAAGAAGATAAAGGTACGACCTTCGAGTACGGAGAAATTCCGGCCAGTATGTTAGATAAGTGCGCTGAGATGCGTGAGTATCTGGTTGAAATGGCTGCTGAATCAACCGACGAAATGATGGATAAATACCTTGAGGGCGGAGATCTTTCTGAGGAAGAAATCAAGAAAGGTATTCGTATCAGAACTCTTTCGAATGAGATAGTTCCGGTTATTGGTGGTTCTGCGTTCAAAAACAAAGGTGTTCAAGCAATGCTTGATGCTGTGATTGAATATCTACCATCGCCGACCGAGGTTAAGGCAATTGAAGGATTGCTGGAAGATGGTTCTACTGATACGCGAAGTGCTAGTGATGAAGAGCCGTTTTCTGCGCTTGCCTTTAAGATAGCAACAGATCCTTTTGTAGGTACGTTGACATTTTTTAGGGTTTACTCTGGAGTCTTAGAGTCAGGTAGTGCAGTACTCAACTCCGTAAAGAGTAAGAAGGAGCGTGTTGGGCGCATGGTTCAAATGCACTCGAATAGCCGTGAAGAGATTAAAGAGGTTCTAGCTGGGGATATTGCTGCCGGGATTGGCCTAAAAGACGTCACTACTGGTGATACCTTGTGTGCAATCGAAGCGCCAATAGTTCTCGAGCGTATGGAGTTTCCTGAGCCGGTTATTTCTGTTGCAGTTGAGCCTCGAACCAAGCCTGATCAGGAGAAGATGGGGGTAGCGCTAGGTAAGTTGGCGCAAGAAGATCCTTCATTTCGAGTTAAAACTGATGAGGAGACTGGTCAAACCATTATATCTGGTATGGGTGAGCTACACCTCGATATTATAGTTGATCGAATGCGACGCGAGTTTAGTGTAGAAGCTAATATTGGTAAGCCTCAGGTGGCTTATCGCGAAGCCATTCGTAATGCTTGCGAGGTCGAGGGTAAGTTTGTACGTCAGTCTGGTGGTAGGGGTCAGTACGGTCACGTTTGGATTAGATTTGAGCCTCGAGAAGAGGGTGAGGATGATCTGGAGTTTGTTAACGAGATCGTTGGTGGGGTTGTTCCAAAAGAATATATTCCAGCAGTTGAAAAAGGTGTAGCGGAGCAGATGCAGAATGGTATTCTAGCTGGCTATCCTTTGCTTGGTTTAAAGGCAACATTATATGATGGTTCGTTTCATGATGTTGACTCGAACGAAATGGCCTTTAAGATCGCAGGCAGTATGGCAACCAAGAAGCTAGCTGAGGCTGGCGGCGCTGTGTTGCTTGAGCCTGTTATGAAGGTTGAGGTCGTTACACCTGAAGCAAATATGGGTGATGTGGTAGGCGACCTCAACCGACGTCGTGGTTTGATTCAGGGTATGAATGATACTGCAGCTGGAAAGGTTGTAGATGCAGAGGTGCCGCTGTCAGAAATGTTTGGCTATGCGACAGATTTGCGTTCCGCTACTCAGGGTCGTGCAACCTATACAATGGAGTTTTTGAAATATGCAGAAGCTCCGAACAATATTGCGGAAGCAATTATTAATAAGTCTTAA
- the rplW gene encoding 50S ribosomal protein L23 encodes MNEERIYKVLLGPLVSEKASLAAESGQVVFRVATNSTKAEIKKAVETLFDVKVEGVQVSNLKGKTKRTVRGLGKRKDTKKAYVRLAEGQDIDFMDVE; translated from the coding sequence ATGAACGAAGAGCGTATATATAAAGTATTGCTAGGACCTCTTGTTTCTGAAAAGGCATCTCTAGCAGCTGAGTCTGGTCAAGTTGTTTTTAGAGTGGCTACTAATTCAACCAAAGCTGAAATCAAAAAAGCAGTAGAAACGCTTTTTGATGTTAAGGTGGAAGGTGTTCAGGTTTCCAATCTTAAAGGCAAGACTAAGCGCACGGTTCGTGGTCTAGGTAAGCGTAAAGATACCAAAAAAGCTTACGTTAGATTAGCGGAAGGTCAGGATATCGACTTTATGGATGTCGAGTAA